ATAATGGGATATTAGCCTTTCCGCATATTTCGGGAAAGTTAGTGGTATAAATCTCCATCAGCCTTTCTTCACGAACTCCGTCTTCAACTTCATCGGGCCGATGCCGACGATCTTGCAGTCGATGTCGTGGTCTTCATCGACGAGCCGGTTGATCCGCACCTTCGTGCCGACCTTCACCGTCTTGCTGGTGCCCTTGACCTTCAGGTCCTTGATCAGCGTGACAGTGTCGCCGTCCTCCAGCGCATTGCCATTGGCATCGCGATAGACTTTTCCAAGGTCATTGGCAGGCGCGCTGTCGGCTGCGGCCCATTCATGGGCGCATTCGGGACAGATCAGGAGCGGGCCGTCGGCATAGACATAGTCTGAGCCGCATTCCGGGCAGGGCGGTGTGTCGGTCATGGCGAGCTTTCAGGCCTAGAATTCTGTATCGACCGGGATGATGTGACCATCCTTGAGACGTTCCATCGAGAAGGCGGAGCTGACATCATTCAGTCCGGGAACGAGGCGGATGAGTTTACGATAGATCTCGTCATAATGCTCCAGATCATAGGCGAGGATTTTCATCAGATAATCGACATCGCCGGTCATGCGGTGGCATTCGACCACTTCCGGAATCTTCTGCATCGCCGCATTGAAGGCGCGCAACCAGTCCTCGGAATGATCTTCGGTATGCAGCGTGACGAAACAGG
This genomic window from Algimonas porphyrae contains:
- a CDS encoding zinc ribbon domain-containing protein YjdM, yielding MTDTPPCPECGSDYVYADGPLLICPECAHEWAAADSAPANDLGKVYRDANGNALEDGDTVTLIKDLKVKGTSKTVKVGTKVRINRLVDEDHDIDCKIVGIGPMKLKTEFVKKG
- a CDS encoding Lrp/AsnC family transcriptional regulator, with translation MHKLDLIDRKILMQLQRDASQSIQAIAAQVGLTSNPCWRRIKRLEEAGIISGRVARVDPMAMGLKMTCFVTLHTEDHSEDWLRAFNAAMQKIPEVVECHRMTGDVDYLMKILAYDLEHYDEIYRKLIRLVPGLNDVSSAFSMERLKDGHIIPVDTEF